A portion of the Thermosediminibacter oceani DSM 16646 genome contains these proteins:
- a CDS encoding YbaB/EbfC family nucleoid-associated protein produces MKNFGGMGNMSKLMKQVQKVQEDMAKLQEELKERTVEATAGGGVVKAVANGRKELLEIKIQPEAVDPDDVEMLEDLILAAVNEALQKAEEMVTKEMSKLTGGLGIPGLF; encoded by the coding sequence ATGAAAAATTTCGGTGGTATGGGCAATATGAGCAAGCTCATGAAGCAGGTGCAGAAAGTGCAGGAGGACATGGCCAAGCTTCAGGAGGAGCTAAAAGAGAGGACCGTGGAAGCCACTGCTGGCGGCGGTGTGGTAAAAGCGGTGGCCAACGGCAGGAAGGAGCTTTTAGAAATTAAAATCCAGCCGGAGGCCGTTGACCCCGACGACGTGGAAATGCTTGAAGACCTCATCCTGGCTGCCGTCAACGAAGCCCTGCAGAAGGCCGAGGAGATGGTGACTAAAGAAATGAGCAAGCTCACCGGGGGCCTGGGCATACCGGGGCTGTTCTAA
- a CDS encoding TMEM165/GDT1 family protein produces MDFKLFFTAFCLLFLAELGDKTQLTVFTLVTQYNKPLPVFLGASCALVLVTLIGALFGHVVTRYVPATYMKVIAGVMFVGIGIFLLVEALPQLLHQLGRG; encoded by the coding sequence ATGGATTTTAAGCTCTTTTTTACGGCCTTCTGCTTACTTTTTCTCGCAGAACTGGGCGACAAGACCCAGCTTACCGTTTTCACCCTGGTGACCCAGTACAATAAGCCCCTGCCCGTGTTTTTGGGCGCTTCTTGTGCCCTGGTGCTGGTCACTTTAATCGGGGCGCTGTTCGGCCACGTGGTCACCCGGTACGTGCCCGCCACCTATATGAAAGTCATAGCGGGAGTGATGTTCGTCGGCATAGGGATATTTTTACTGGTGGAAGCGCTGCCCCAGCTGCTTCATCAATTGGGAAGGGGATGA
- the porA gene encoding 2-ketoisovalerate ferredoxin oxidoreductase subunit alpha, translated as MKTKVALTGNEAVAQAMKQINPDVVAAYPITPQTEIVQIFSSFVANGEVDTEFIAVESEHSAMSAAVGASAAGTRAMTATSSQGLAYMFEVVYIAASLRLPIVFPVVNRALSGPINIHCDHSDAMGLRDSGVIQLFSENAQEAYDNMIQAVRIAEHPDVRLPVMVNMDGFITSHAMDVLEVIDDETVRNFVGTYVPEDYLLNAENPISMGNFDMYDFYFEHKRQQVEAMKAAKEVIKEIGKEFGRISGREYGLVESYKLDDADVAVVVLNSAAGTAKGVADELRAKGIKAGVLKPRVYRPFPHEEIREALKGIKAVAVMDRAETFSTCGGPMFADIRNALYDLKNDIKVVNYVYGLGGRDLRLEHVEQVFEELENIRKTGRVDETVKYLGLRE; from the coding sequence ATGAAAACTAAGGTGGCGCTTACCGGGAATGAAGCGGTTGCCCAGGCTATGAAGCAGATTAACCCCGACGTGGTGGCCGCGTACCCGATAACCCCCCAGACCGAAATTGTACAGATATTTTCTTCCTTCGTGGCCAACGGAGAAGTAGACACCGAATTTATAGCCGTTGAAAGCGAGCACAGCGCCATGAGCGCCGCCGTAGGCGCCTCCGCCGCCGGAACCAGGGCCATGACCGCCACTTCCAGTCAGGGTCTGGCGTATATGTTCGAGGTTGTCTACATTGCGGCTTCGCTGAGGCTACCCATAGTGTTTCCGGTGGTCAACCGCGCGCTGAGCGGCCCCATCAACATCCACTGCGACCATAGCGATGCCATGGGTCTCAGGGATTCCGGCGTAATACAGCTCTTCTCCGAGAACGCCCAGGAAGCCTACGATAATATGATCCAGGCAGTGCGCATAGCCGAACATCCTGACGTTCGCCTGCCGGTAATGGTCAATATGGACGGCTTCATCACCAGCCATGCCATGGACGTGCTGGAAGTGATTGATGACGAGACCGTGAGGAACTTCGTTGGCACCTATGTGCCCGAAGATTACCTGCTGAACGCTGAAAATCCCATTTCCATGGGCAACTTCGACATGTACGACTTTTACTTCGAGCACAAGCGCCAGCAGGTGGAGGCCATGAAAGCGGCCAAGGAAGTTATAAAGGAAATCGGTAAGGAATTCGGCAGGATTTCCGGCAGGGAATACGGCCTTGTAGAATCATATAAATTGGACGATGCCGATGTAGCGGTGGTGGTACTCAATTCGGCAGCCGGTACCGCCAAGGGTGTTGCCGACGAACTCAGGGCGAAGGGCATAAAAGCTGGCGTATTGAAGCCCAGGGTATACAGGCCCTTCCCGCATGAAGAAATTCGGGAGGCTTTAAAGGGTATAAAAGCAGTAGCGGTGATGGATAGGGCCGAGACCTTCTCTACCTGCGGCGGTCCCATGTTTGCAGATATAAGGAATGCGCTTTACGACCTGAAGAACGATATAAAGGTTGTAAACTACGTATACGGCCTCGGCGGAAGGGACCTGAGGCTGGAACACGTGGAACAGGTATTTGAAGAACTGGAGAACATCAGGAAGACCGGCAGAGTCGATGAGACCGTCAAATACCTGGGTCTGAGAGAATAG
- a CDS encoding patatin-like phospholipase family protein translates to MLKKQYRFGLVLSGGGLRGAVHLGILKALMKNGFYPDILAGTSAGSIAAAFYACEVDIDWFASRVSSLKPWRLLDPTFPPAAVFTLVYYFWTRRRPMVMRKWPDGLFNGDKIEKYLDRLFGGRTFDDLRVPISVVSADVETGETVVFCPRENIPMGGMRNTVFISDAPVSAAVRASISLPGIFVPKRLAGRKLVDGGIKNNVPVDVLYHQGALKILAVDLGRSTGRRRVDTAMDVLMASVDIMGDELCYYIQKEYPAFYVYPQVQGVGYTDFYRIPELIKFGEDFASRNMNEIEKFLCS, encoded by the coding sequence ATGCTTAAAAAACAGTACAGGTTCGGACTTGTGCTCAGCGGAGGAGGACTGAGAGGCGCTGTACACCTGGGGATTTTGAAAGCCCTCATGAAAAACGGCTTTTATCCGGATATCCTGGCAGGCACCAGCGCCGGAAGCATCGCTGCGGCCTTTTACGCCTGCGAAGTCGACATCGATTGGTTTGCGAGCCGGGTAAGTTCCCTAAAACCCTGGAGGTTGCTGGATCCTACCTTCCCGCCGGCGGCTGTTTTCACCTTAGTGTATTACTTCTGGACCCGGCGGCGGCCTATGGTCATGCGGAAATGGCCCGATGGGCTTTTCAATGGAGACAAAATAGAAAAGTATCTGGATCGGCTTTTCGGCGGCAGGACGTTCGATGACCTTAGAGTGCCTATCTCGGTGGTGAGCGCGGACGTAGAGACGGGTGAGACCGTGGTCTTCTGTCCCAGGGAAAATATCCCTATGGGGGGCATGAGAAACACGGTTTTCATAAGCGACGCCCCGGTTTCCGCCGCCGTCAGGGCCAGCATTTCGCTTCCCGGCATCTTCGTTCCCAAGCGGTTGGCCGGCAGAAAACTGGTGGACGGCGGCATCAAGAACAATGTGCCCGTGGACGTGCTCTATCACCAGGGCGCCCTGAAGATCCTGGCGGTGGACCTGGGACGGAGTACCGGCAGGCGCCGGGTGGATACTGCAATGGATGTGCTGATGGCGTCGGTGGATATAATGGGTGACGAGCTTTGCTACTATATACAAAAGGAATATCCTGCCTTTTACGTCTACCCGCAGGTGCAGGGGGTAGGGTACACGGATTTTTACAGGATACCCGAATTGATAAAGTTCGGTGAGGATTTTGCGAGCAGAAATATGAATGAAATTGAAAAGTTTCTGTGTAGTTAA
- a CDS encoding DUF503 domain-containing protein — MVVGVMTVEIFLGDAFSLKDKRQVVKSLIERLKSRYNVSVAEVERQDDKRWAVIGLACVSNSGEHVNRQLDYILDFMENDGRFSVADFDREIQYF, encoded by the coding sequence ATGGTGGTTGGAGTTATGACGGTGGAAATTTTCCTGGGTGACGCCTTCAGCCTTAAAGATAAGCGCCAGGTGGTGAAAAGCCTCATCGAGAGGCTTAAGAGCCGCTATAACGTATCGGTAGCGGAGGTTGAAAGGCAGGACGATAAACGATGGGCGGTGATAGGCCTGGCCTGCGTTTCCAACAGCGGCGAGCACGTTAACCGGCAACTGGATTATATCCTGGATTTTATGGAGAACGATGGCAGGTTCTCGGTGGCGGATTTTGACAGGGAAATACAGTATTTTTAA
- a CDS encoding thiamine pyrophosphate-dependent enzyme, translating into MATLKELSKVQERFVGGHRLCAGCGHGISVRMILNAVEDANVVVGCATGCLEVASTIYPYTAWNCSFIHNAFENAGATISGVEAAYRALKKRGRIDRDFKIIAFGGDGGTYDIGLQSLSGAMERGHNIVYVCLNNEAYMNTGIQRSSATPVGADTTTSPAGKVIPGKQQPRKDLTAIMAAHNIPYAAQTAIHSWQDVHKKAKKAVEVEGPAFINVLSPCPRGWRYNTEDIVEITRLAVETRFWPLFEVENGKWKLNYKPKKYVPVEEFLKPQGRFRHLFKPGNEHVIKAIQEEIDRRWLALLERCGETPELPPR; encoded by the coding sequence ATGGCGACATTGAAAGAGCTCTCTAAGGTTCAAGAGAGATTTGTCGGAGGCCATAGGCTCTGCGCCGGTTGCGGCCACGGCATTTCGGTAAGGATGATATTGAATGCGGTTGAGGACGCCAACGTGGTCGTGGGATGCGCCACGGGATGCCTCGAAGTAGCCAGCACCATTTACCCGTACACGGCCTGGAACTGCTCCTTCATCCACAACGCCTTTGAAAACGCCGGCGCCACCATCAGCGGCGTGGAAGCGGCTTACAGGGCTTTGAAGAAGAGGGGCAGGATAGACAGGGACTTCAAGATCATCGCCTTCGGCGGTGACGGTGGAACTTACGACATCGGCCTGCAGTCCCTTTCCGGCGCCATGGAAAGGGGTCACAATATAGTCTACGTCTGCCTGAACAACGAGGCTTACATGAACACCGGTATCCAGCGCTCCAGCGCCACACCGGTAGGAGCCGATACCACGACGAGCCCGGCAGGCAAGGTCATACCCGGTAAGCAGCAGCCGAGAAAGGACCTGACCGCCATCATGGCGGCCCACAACATTCCCTATGCGGCCCAGACGGCCATCCACAGCTGGCAGGATGTGCACAAAAAGGCAAAGAAAGCTGTAGAAGTCGAGGGGCCAGCGTTCATCAACGTGCTTTCACCCTGCCCGCGCGGCTGGCGTTACAACACGGAGGATATTGTAGAGATAACGAGACTCGCCGTTGAGACCAGATTCTGGCCGCTTTTTGAAGTGGAAAACGGCAAGTGGAAGCTGAACTACAAGCCCAAGAAGTACGTCCCCGTAGAGGAGTTCCTTAAACCCCAGGGTAGGTTCAGGCACCTTTTCAAACCCGGTAACGAACACGTAATAAAAGCCATACAGGAAGAAATCGACAGAAGGTGGCTTGCGCTCCTGGAGCGGTGCGGGGAAACCCCGGAACTCCCTCCGAGATAA
- a CDS encoding DUF2508 family protein — MRKEAIARLLAEISSFLMEEEEGTIKPAEFSLSDEVEKAHRELISAERYFQSVTDPELVDHAIYTMEAARRKYNYLLKKAREQGITHQNS, encoded by the coding sequence GTGAGGAAAGAGGCTATAGCCCGGTTACTGGCGGAAATCTCATCTTTTCTAATGGAAGAGGAAGAAGGAACAATAAAGCCTGCTGAGTTTTCGCTGAGCGACGAGGTTGAGAAAGCGCACCGGGAACTGATTTCGGCGGAAAGATACTTCCAGAGCGTCACGGACCCCGAACTGGTAGATCATGCCATATACACCATGGAGGCGGCAAGAAGGAAGTACAATTACCTTTTGAAAAAAGCTAGGGAGCAGGGAATAACCCACCAAAACTCGTAA
- the recR gene encoding recombination mediator RecR: MGYYAEPIARLIEELSRLPGIGPKTAQRLAFYILKMPADRAARLVQAIAGARESIVYCSVCGNFTDVDPCSICNAPHRDRNTIMVVEDPKDVVAIEKTRDYKGLYHVLHGVISPLEGIGPDDIRIKELLARVASGVKEVIIATNPDVEGEATALYIARLLKPLGLKVTRIAHGIPMGGDLDYADEITLAKALEGRREL; this comes from the coding sequence ATGGGGTATTACGCGGAACCGATTGCACGGCTCATCGAAGAATTGTCCCGCCTCCCGGGCATAGGCCCCAAGACCGCCCAGCGACTGGCTTTCTACATCCTGAAAATGCCTGCCGACAGGGCGGCAAGACTTGTTCAGGCTATAGCCGGCGCCCGGGAATCCATCGTATACTGTTCCGTTTGCGGCAACTTCACCGATGTGGACCCGTGCAGTATATGCAATGCGCCCCACCGGGACAGGAACACAATTATGGTGGTGGAAGACCCCAAGGACGTGGTCGCCATAGAAAAGACCAGGGATTATAAGGGTCTCTATCACGTGCTGCACGGGGTGATATCGCCCCTGGAGGGCATAGGCCCCGATGATATAAGGATAAAGGAACTGCTGGCGCGGGTGGCTTCCGGCGTGAAGGAAGTCATCATCGCCACAAACCCCGACGTGGAGGGCGAGGCAACAGCCCTTTACATCGCCAGGCTCCTTAAACCCCTGGGGTTGAAGGTAACCCGCATAGCCCACGGAATCCCAATGGGGGGAGACCTGGACTACGCCGACGAGATAACCCTGGCGAAAGCCTTGGAAGGCCGCAGGGAACTGTAG
- a CDS encoding LysE family transporter, translating to MPNLTAFLSYVFVTTFTPGPNNIMAMTNGNQFGFKKALNFILGVTTGFAIIMLLCNYLNLLLFNLMPKVGVFMKLLGSSYIIYLAIKILKSNSDENDSPRDSMSTFLNGMLMQFINPKVILYGITVTSNFIIPYYKSNTTLFLFSIFLAFVGFLSTSCWALFGAVFQKFLSEYRKPFNIAMALLLIYSAISVLK from the coding sequence ATGCCTAATCTAACCGCATTCTTATCCTACGTATTTGTAACTACTTTCACCCCTGGACCAAACAACATCATGGCTATGACCAACGGAAACCAATTCGGATTTAAGAAAGCGCTTAACTTTATTTTAGGTGTTACCACGGGCTTTGCCATAATCATGCTGCTGTGCAATTATCTCAACCTGTTACTTTTTAATTTAATGCCCAAAGTTGGAGTATTCATGAAATTGCTCGGATCAAGCTACATTATTTATCTGGCTATAAAAATACTGAAAAGCAATTCTGATGAAAATGATTCTCCCCGAGATAGCATGAGCACATTTTTAAACGGAATGCTCATGCAGTTTATCAATCCAAAAGTAATATTGTACGGGATAACCGTAACTTCAAATTTTATAATACCATATTATAAATCCAATACGACACTTTTTTTGTTTTCTATTTTCCTTGCATTTGTAGGCTTTCTGTCGACCTCTTGCTGGGCGCTTTTCGGTGCCGTTTTTCAAAAGTTTTTAAGCGAGTACAGAAAACCCTTTAATATAGCGATGGCATTGCTCCTCATCTACAGCGCGATTTCAGTTTTAAAATGA
- a CDS encoding pro-sigmaK processing inhibitor BofA family protein — MQLDIGAIVAYAFGLLMLYVIGRVLLGPIKIVLNLLYNAVIGGIILVLLNFMGSYVGLHIAINPVTALTVGFLGVPGIILLIVLKNIL; from the coding sequence GTGCAGCTCGATATCGGAGCAATAGTGGCCTACGCCTTCGGTCTTTTAATGCTTTACGTGATAGGAAGGGTTTTGCTAGGGCCAATCAAAATTGTGCTCAACCTGCTATATAATGCTGTCATAGGTGGGATAATCCTGGTGCTGTTAAATTTTATGGGCAGCTACGTGGGCCTCCACATCGCTATCAACCCGGTGACCGCCCTCACTGTAGGATTTCTCGGTGTTCCGGGAATAATACTTCTTATAGTACTGAAAAATATATTGTGA
- a CDS encoding vitamin B12-dependent ribonucleotide reductase produces the protein MKNKKLRLTENARVVLQKRYLAKDEKGQVVETPEDMIERVARAVAAAEENYGQDPEFWAEKFYDMMAELKFMPNSPTLMNAGRELGQLSACFVLPVEDSMEGIFGAIKNAALIHKSGGGTGMSFSRLRPKGATVRSTGGEASGPVSFMKVFNAATEAVKQGGRRRGANMGILRVDHPDILEFIRCKEDNNELTNFNISVAITDKFMETLKNDGTYELVDPNTGKVTGRLKAREVFDLIVDMAWKNGEPGILFIDRVNAKNPTPHIGQIESTNPCGEQPLLPFESCNLGSINLSKFVKEGSTGNEIDYEELKQVVHMAVRFLDDVIDVNKYPLPEIEQMTKANRKIGLGVMGFADMLIKLGIPYDSEEAVKLAEEVMGFIQREARKASEDLAKTRGAFPNFPGSVYDVPGGPLLRNATVTTIAPTGTISIIAGCSSGIEPVFALAFERNVLDKQRLIEIYPLFEEEMRRRGLYSPELMEEVLEKGSLKGIAGIPEEVKRVFVTAHDISPEWHVRIQAAFQKYTDNAVSKTVNFPHSATREDVKKVYLLAYELGCKGVTVYRDGSREEQVLKKGTRQGQEAGAGTCGCEELPKEIKPRPRPSVTYGSTEKVKIGCGNLYITVNSDEYGICEVFTNLGRAGGCPSQSEATSRLISLALRSGIDVKSIVEQLKGIRCHSTLRQMANNKDIKVLSCPDAIARAIERHIGARLAEGGNGVEFIKKIYCAGDTATAADGNNPVREPGRGYKSYCPECNSVLEHESGCIVCRSCGYSKCG, from the coding sequence GTGAAAAACAAAAAGCTCAGGCTCACCGAAAACGCCAGAGTTGTACTGCAAAAGCGCTACCTTGCCAAAGATGAAAAAGGGCAAGTGGTGGAAACTCCGGAGGATATGATCGAAAGGGTAGCCCGCGCCGTGGCCGCGGCCGAGGAAAATTACGGCCAGGACCCGGAATTCTGGGCCGAGAAGTTCTACGATATGATGGCGGAGTTGAAGTTCATGCCCAACTCTCCCACTCTCATGAACGCGGGCAGGGAGCTGGGCCAGCTTTCAGCCTGCTTCGTGCTGCCGGTGGAGGATTCGATGGAGGGCATCTTCGGCGCCATAAAAAACGCGGCTTTGATTCATAAAAGCGGTGGAGGTACCGGGATGTCCTTTTCCCGCCTAAGGCCCAAGGGAGCCACGGTGAGGTCAACCGGTGGGGAAGCGTCAGGTCCCGTTTCCTTCATGAAGGTCTTCAACGCCGCTACGGAAGCCGTAAAGCAGGGCGGCCGGCGTAGGGGAGCCAACATGGGTATTCTCAGGGTGGACCACCCCGATATCCTGGAATTCATCCGGTGCAAGGAAGACAACAATGAATTGACCAACTTCAACATCAGCGTGGCGATTACCGATAAATTCATGGAGACCTTAAAGAACGACGGCACTTACGAGCTGGTGGACCCCAATACCGGCAAGGTCACCGGGAGGTTGAAGGCGCGGGAAGTCTTTGACCTGATTGTGGACATGGCCTGGAAAAACGGCGAGCCGGGGATTCTATTCATAGACCGCGTCAACGCCAAAAACCCGACCCCTCACATAGGCCAGATCGAGAGCACCAATCCATGCGGAGAGCAGCCTCTCCTGCCCTTCGAAAGCTGCAACCTGGGTTCAATCAACCTTAGTAAATTCGTAAAAGAGGGAAGTACAGGTAATGAAATTGATTATGAAGAATTAAAACAGGTCGTCCACATGGCGGTCCGCTTCCTGGACGATGTCATCGACGTGAACAAATATCCGCTGCCGGAGATAGAGCAGATGACTAAAGCCAACCGCAAGATCGGCCTCGGGGTGATGGGCTTTGCCGACATGCTGATCAAGCTCGGCATTCCGTATGATTCAGAAGAGGCCGTGAAACTGGCCGAAGAGGTCATGGGCTTCATCCAGCGCGAGGCAAGGAAAGCTTCGGAGGATCTGGCAAAAACCCGGGGCGCTTTCCCAAACTTCCCCGGAAGCGTATACGACGTCCCCGGAGGGCCGCTCCTTAGGAATGCTACCGTGACCACCATCGCCCCGACGGGCACCATAAGTATCATCGCCGGCTGTTCCAGCGGAATAGAGCCCGTTTTTGCCCTGGCCTTTGAGAGAAACGTCCTGGACAAACAAAGACTTATCGAAATATACCCGCTTTTCGAGGAGGAGATGAGGAGGCGGGGGCTTTACAGCCCGGAACTCATGGAGGAAGTCCTGGAGAAAGGTTCCCTAAAAGGTATAGCGGGCATTCCTGAAGAGGTAAAGCGGGTATTCGTCACCGCCCACGATATATCGCCGGAGTGGCATGTGAGGATCCAGGCCGCATTTCAAAAATACACCGACAACGCAGTATCCAAAACCGTGAACTTCCCCCACAGCGCCACCCGTGAGGACGTGAAGAAGGTATATCTGCTAGCCTACGAGCTGGGCTGCAAGGGCGTAACGGTTTATAGGGACGGTAGCCGCGAGGAACAGGTGCTGAAAAAAGGTACTCGCCAAGGTCAAGAGGCAGGCGCCGGAACCTGTGGTTGTGAGGAATTACCGAAGGAGATCAAACCCAGACCAAGGCCCAGCGTAACTTACGGCAGCACCGAAAAGGTGAAGATAGGCTGCGGCAACCTTTATATAACCGTAAATTCCGACGAATACGGTATCTGCGAGGTATTTACAAACCTGGGTAGGGCCGGGGGATGTCCGTCTCAGTCGGAAGCCACCAGCCGCCTTATTTCCCTGGCGCTGCGTTCCGGCATTGACGTGAAATCCATAGTGGAACAGCTCAAAGGCATCAGGTGCCATTCCACGCTGCGGCAGATGGCAAATAACAAGGACATCAAGGTGCTGTCCTGTCCCGACGCCATAGCCAGGGCGATAGAGCGGCACATAGGAGCCCGTTTGGCCGAAGGCGGCAACGGTGTGGAATTCATTAAAAAAATTTACTGCGCCGGAGATACTGCTACGGCGGCGGACGGGAACAACCCGGTGCGGGAACCCGGAAGGGGATATAAGAGCTACTGCCCGGAATGCAATAGCGTCCTGGAGCACGAGAGCGGCTGCATCGTCTGCAGGTCCTGCGGTTACTCCAAATGCGGCTAA
- a CDS encoding 4Fe-4S binding protein produces MTPYNPFNRNFGTGTRTKAVRPDMKWHELTRAGNIYEPGNANTYETGDWRSRRPVWNKDRCIHCLMCWRYCPDASVIAKDGKFETFDYKHCKGCGICAKVCPVNAIDMFPEDEIKKVKEANKDEN; encoded by the coding sequence ATGACGCCGTACAACCCCTTTAACAGAAATTTCGGTACAGGAACCAGGACCAAAGCCGTGCGCCCGGACATGAAGTGGCACGAACTGACCCGCGCGGGCAACATCTACGAACCTGGCAATGCCAACACCTACGAGACCGGTGACTGGAGATCCAGAAGACCCGTGTGGAACAAAGATAGATGCATACACTGCCTTATGTGCTGGAGATACTGCCCCGATGCTTCCGTCATAGCCAAGGACGGCAAGTTTGAGACCTTTGACTACAAGCACTGCAAGGGATGCGGTATCTGTGCCAAGGTGTGTCCCGTCAACGCCATTGACATGTTCCCCGAGGACGAAATCAAGAAGGTAAAGGAGGCGAACAAGGATGAAAACTAA
- a CDS encoding Fur family transcriptional regulator, producing the protein MDEKEKKGFVRNTRQRALILEVLRSTRVHPTADWIYEKVKKKIPNISLGTVYRNLATLKKMGEIMELNYGSKNSRYDGKPENHYHFVCLECGQTFDVEDLPVNRELDKEVADRNGWEVFYHRLEFYGLCGDCGKKED; encoded by the coding sequence ATGGACGAGAAAGAGAAGAAGGGGTTTGTACGGAATACCAGACAGAGAGCCCTTATTCTGGAGGTTCTGCGCAGCACCAGGGTCCATCCCACTGCCGATTGGATCTATGAGAAGGTAAAAAAGAAAATTCCCAACATAAGCCTGGGAACTGTATACAGAAACCTCGCCACTTTGAAGAAAATGGGCGAAATAATGGAGCTGAATTACGGCAGCAAAAATAGCAGGTATGACGGCAAGCCCGAAAATCACTATCATTTCGTGTGCCTTGAATGTGGACAGACTTTTGATGTGGAAGACCTGCCCGTAAACCGGGAGCTCGATAAGGAAGTAGCAGATCGAAACGGTTGGGAGGTCTTCTATCACCGGCTGGAATTCTACGGCCTTTGCGGTGACTGCGGCAAAAAAGAAGATTAG
- a CDS encoding 2-oxoacid:acceptor oxidoreductase family protein codes for MAKVMEIRWHARGGQGAKTAALMLAESVAAMGKYVQGFPEYGPERMGAPMLAFNRISDEPIYIHSNVINPNVVIVLDPTLIGKAKITEGVPEDGIYIINTTKTPAEVREMLDIKGGKIYTLDANQISLDTIGRAIPNTPMMGAFIRATGIIPFDQFMSHIKELLSKKFKTKPEVVEGNLKAIERAYREVKEE; via the coding sequence ATGGCAAAGGTGATGGAAATCCGCTGGCATGCTAGAGGCGGCCAGGGGGCAAAGACGGCGGCTCTTATGTTGGCCGAATCGGTAGCAGCAATGGGCAAGTACGTCCAGGGCTTTCCAGAGTACGGACCCGAAAGAATGGGCGCTCCCATGCTGGCTTTTAACAGGATCAGCGACGAACCCATTTACATTCACTCCAACGTTATAAACCCCAATGTTGTAATAGTGCTGGATCCCACCCTGATAGGAAAAGCCAAGATAACCGAAGGGGTGCCGGAGGACGGTATCTACATCATCAACACCACCAAGACCCCCGCGGAAGTAAGGGAGATGCTGGATATAAAGGGTGGCAAGATTTATACCCTGGATGCCAACCAGATATCGCTGGATACCATAGGGAGGGCCATTCCCAATACTCCCATGATGGGAGCTTTTATCAGGGCGACGGGCATCATACCCTTCGACCAATTTATGAGCCACATAAAGGAACTGCTTTCCAAAAAGTTCAAGACAAAGCCCGAAGTTGTCGAGGGTAACCTTAAGGCGATAGAGAGGGCTTACCGGGAGGTGAAGGAGGAATGA
- a CDS encoding RCKP-type rubredoxin-like domain-containing protein produces MAVWKCSACGFEKEGRCKPKKCPQCEAKDTFVKVENPKEEK; encoded by the coding sequence GTGGCTGTCTGGAAGTGCAGTGCCTGTGGCTTCGAGAAGGAAGGCCGCTGCAAGCCCAAGAAATGCCCGCAGTGCGAAGCCAAGGATACTTTTGTGAAAGTTGAGAACCCCAAGGAGGAAAAATAA